The Nicotiana tabacum cultivar K326 chromosome 1, ASM71507v2, whole genome shotgun sequence genome segment GGCATTTGAAGATTATcttggaaaaggataccatcgagccaaaTCGATACCACGTAGGTCATGTgtcttctacccatcatggttagaaTATAACATAACAAGAATAGTCGAGCCAAGGACTGGTCAAGGAAATAGAGTCATAGATGAGGTTGCTGAAGCACATGTGAAGTATGAGAGGCTACGTAAAAGAGCCCTTGAGTCCGAAACTagacatttggaacaacacaaatTACACATGGAGTCAATTTATGAGTGGAGGGAAATGGCTACAAGTTCGAAAGAaaggttggaatatttggagcagaGCCTAATGGAACAGGAAGGGAAGACGAGGAAAAGGGTCGTAGACAGTCACAGTGCAGAGGGCAACGAGGGAGGACACCTAGCAAGGGCGTACCTGCTGCTGGACATGCACGACCTAGGGAATCTAATTGATGGAGCTAAGAGGGTCAAATATGGGgaaggtccctctgggaccaagtagattaggtttatttgTTTTGAGTTGTTTTGGAATTCGAATGTAATAAGGCAAACACCATTAGTAACTCATTTATTTATCGTTGTTTTTAGGTTCGTCttatttattacattaatgaaattAAGCATTTATCATCATTAAATCTCTCCAAATATACTTGTCGCTAGGCTTACCTCGGGGACAATGAGATTCCccaaaattaggacgcgaatttacatTCATGCAATACGTGTTTAAATACTGTAAACACTTTTCAGAATCCTTagtgacttgtttacctttttgcacttttctttattttgattattcccatcccctaaggttggttcacaCATACTAGCATCGTTAGCGTATCACACCATATCTAGAGGCCCCCCACCTTCTCCTCCTCTACGTAATAGTACTCCGGACCAGAATGATTTGGTCCTACGATTAGAACAGAAAATACTGGAATTGCAAGGCGAACTTGAgtaggtccgcaacttggcaaacctctccctcaccctaAACATCCCAGACATTAaccaacaaaatgctcaaaatccagcacctcctcaaaacacacaaaaccaacgtCCATAAAATCCTCCCACACCTCATCAGTGTACAACACCTCCCCAAAATTCTAATCCTCCACCAATACCCACTCCTCCtcaacaccaacatcttccaactCAGTACCCGCAAACCACTTAACATATTACTCAGAATATCCCACAACCTATCCCTGATCCGTAAAATTCAACTAATTATTACCACTAAACTCCAACCCCGAGCACCAACCAAAACaatcccatatacgtggaaaccttaccccacttTACTCACCCAATCGCATACACTCCAGAATCCGCCAAGagggacctgctcattaagaacatggcagAGGAGCTCAAGTAGCTCACAAACTGATTCCAGGGTGTTAAAGGACGCAAAGGAATTGAGGGTCTGAATTATGAAGATCTATGCATTCAGCCATACGTGGAACTATCGgaaggttacaaacctcccaagttcgagatatTTGACAGAACGGTTGACCCAACGGTGCATTTGAGGACATGTTGTGATAAGCTCTTGGGAGTTGGCAAAGATGAAAGAATTCGCATGAAACTATTCATGAGGAGTCTCACTAGAGACGACGTATCTTTGTATATCAGTTAGAATCCCAAGAAGTGGGTTAATTAGGTAAGTGTGGCATCAGACTTCAAGGACCGATTCAGGTTtgatacagagaatgcaccggctGTCTTTTACATAGagaacctcaagaagaaaccaacgaAAATATTCCgcaagtatgctactcgatggaggtcaGAAGCTGCAAAGGTCAGGCAAGCACTAGAGGAAGAGCAGATGAACAAATTTTTTGTCAGGTCCCaggatccacaatactatgaatggttaatggtcatcgaaaatcacaagttctccgacatcatcaaattcGGGGAAAGGATTGAAGAAAGGATTAAAATTGGGATGGTAAAACATTTTGAGGCATTGCAGGCTACGAACTAGGCATTACAGTCAGGGGGTATATCCAAGAAGAAGGAAGTAGGGGTCATGATGGTGGACCAAGGCCTAAAATCTcttctcacataccaaacacctccacccacataccaaccttCACCTCCCAAATATCCTCAACCCGCTACCacctaccacacttataacacccagccagcCTATTACTATTCACCTCCAACCCATCAAAACTATCAGAAACCTAGAACGAATTTCGATCATAGGCtgcccagacaatacacccctaCTGCTGAGTCCATTGACCAACTATATGAAAGACTGAAGGCTATTGGATATGTCACACCCATTCCTGCTATTGCCTTGGAAAACTCCTCTTAATTGGTCAACCCGAATAATACAcatgcataccattccggcatgaaggggaATACTATTGATGAATGCCACACACTAAAAGATAAGATTAAAACCCTGATTGATACAAAAATCATACAAGAAAAGGAAGTCGCACCAAATGTCCGTGACAATCCCCTCCTAGATCATAGGGGTGAAggagtaaatgtgatagaaaccgatgaagaatgggatcctgaagGGTCAATTGGGCTTATTCAGGAAGGTGACAACCCTAAACATGCAGCCATACTCACTCCTATTATGGCACAGATACATCCACCGGTCGAAACGAAAGCAGCATCAGTTCCATTTGAAATTGAAGTAACAGCACATGCGACTACACatactccatttgaagtagaagtagcCATATGATTCAGTGTGATGGTAGCATCCACACCACCTTTCAATTCCAATGCCATACCTTGAGATTATGTTGCTGAAgctaggagaaaaggaaaaactaAAATGGAGGAGTCTGTTTTTGCACAGGGGACGATCAGAACTGGAAGGATATATACACCCGAAAATTTAGAAGGAACAAGCAAGGAAGTTGCCGCCAAATAACCCATCATTGAAACTGGTCAAGATGATCTCTGGAGGAAAGTACGGGTAAGAGAATACTTTGtcgttgatcatctgaacaagaCTCCCGCCAAATATCCATCTTGTCACTGCTAGAAAATTTTGAGGCGCATAGGAATGCTCTAATGAAGATGttgagtgaagcatacgtgcctaacaacatcaacaatggagagatggccaatatggtagggcaagtacttgaaagccacaagatcacctttcacgaagatgaactaccacctgaagaactaagtcacaacagggccATGCACATCACAGTACAGTTTGAGGACAAATTTATCGCTAGAGTcttaatagatgggggttcaagcctcaacatttgccCATTGACTACTCTAAAAAGGTGGGGTAAAGATTTCCATAAGATACGAGTAGGGAGTATGAATGTGAAGTCATTTTATGGGTCTCAAAGAGCCATAATTGGGGATATTAATCTTTGTTTACAGTTGGGAccgacttggttcgatgttgaatttcATGTATTAGACATATCTGCTACGTACAATCTTTTACTAGGACAACCTTGGATATATGCCGCTGGAGCTGTGGCTTCTACGCTACACCAGGccatgaagttcgaatggaatcatcaggaggtaatcattaaTGGGGATGGAAGTAATCCTATTTACACAAGTCAAACTGTCCCGATTGTCGAGAATAGAAAAAatctgggtggagaaacttatcacCGTATTGAGCGTGTCAATACAATTGAGAAAGATTAATGGTAGAACAGTAGTATAGAAAGCATACCGGCATGGTCAGGGTATGAACTtggcaaagggcttgggaagaaactcTAGGGCATTACAAAACCAATACAGTTGAAATGTCATAGTACAAGTTTTCGGCTCGTATatcagtatacatggcaagaataTGATGATTGTTCGCCCCCATGGCGTGGTCCCtactaccctctcgagcaactagTGTCGTATCTGAGTCAAACCATT includes the following:
- the LOC142164161 gene encoding uncharacterized protein LOC142164161, whose protein sequence is MHITVQFEDKFIARVLIDGGSSLNICPLTTLKRWGKDFHKIRVGSMNVKSFYGSQRAIIGDINLCLQLGPTWFDVEFHVLDISATYNLLLGQPWIYAAGAVASTLHQAMKFEWNHQEVIINGDGSNPIYTSQTVPIVENRKNLGGETYHRIERVNTIEKD